The Fibrobacter sp. genome window below encodes:
- a CDS encoding FeoA family protein: MSCSCGCGGKSQVKKWSTEPKFSELKKGDKVEIVGYNEGDSAYKSKLLSMGLVRGVQIEVLQAAPLGDPIEVGVLSYRLSLRKEEANVLKLRRV; this comes from the coding sequence ATGAGCTGTAGTTGTGGTTGCGGCGGCAAGTCGCAAGTAAAGAAGTGGAGTACTGAACCCAAGTTCTCTGAACTCAAGAAAGGCGACAAGGTAGAAATTGTCGGCTATAACGAAGGCGATTCCGCCTACAAGTCCAAGCTCCTTTCGATGGGGCTTGTGCGTGGAGTCCAGATAGAAGTTTTGCAGGCGGCTCCTCTCGGTGACCCGATTGAGGTGGGCGTGCTGTCTTACAGGCTTTCGCTCCGCAAAGAAGAAGCCAACGTGCTCAAGTTGAGGAGGGTATAA
- a CDS encoding metal-dependent transcriptional regulator gives MNHTKLTQSLEDYLEMVHMLRLANGIARVKDIAAALSVKMPSVAKAMVELKKMGLVRQEPYSGVELTEEGQRVATMILNRHILLKGFLIKLGVSEAIADKDACCMEHILSAETLGKIEDFVKPMDAISSVKKAKIVKNTK, from the coding sequence ATGAACCATACAAAACTGACACAGAGTCTGGAAGATTATTTGGAAATGGTGCACATGTTGCGCCTTGCGAACGGAATCGCTCGTGTCAAGGATATCGCCGCCGCGCTTTCGGTCAAGATGCCGTCTGTTGCGAAAGCGATGGTAGAACTCAAGAAAATGGGCCTTGTGAGGCAGGAACCTTACAGCGGCGTGGAACTCACCGAAGAGGGACAGCGCGTCGCCACGATGATTCTGAATCGGCATATCCTTTTGAAAGGTTTTCTGATAAAGCTCGGGGTGTCCGAAGCAATCGCCGACAAGGATGCCTGTTGCATGGAACATATCCTTTCGGCGGAAACGCTCGGAAAGATTGAAGATTTTGTCAAACCGATGGACGCAATTTCGTCCGTGAAGAAAGCAAAGATTGTCAAAAACACAAAGTAA